Proteins encoded within one genomic window of Microtus ochrogaster isolate Prairie Vole_2 linkage group LG4, MicOch1.0, whole genome shotgun sequence:
- the Prodh2 gene encoding hydroxyproline dehydrogenase, giving the protein MLWTRLPLSCHSRPSTADWQPLRFDGGAFHLKKTAELARALLVLRLCAWPPLVTHGLAFQAWSQRLLGSRLSGALLRASIYGQFVAGETAEEVRGCVQQLQALGLLPLLAVPTEEEPDSTAKTSEAWYEGNLSTMLRCVDLSRALVDTSGPARNSLMQLKVTALTSPRLCKELSTWIQKSTGSSELSPERLAEAMDSGKNLQVSYLNAEQNQHLQASLNRLHQVAQYARAQHVRLLVDAEYTFINPALSLLVAALALRWNRPEEGGPWVWNTYQAYLKETHERLERDADAAHKAGLAFGVKLVRGAYLDKERAMTQLQGKEDCTQPDYEATSRSYSRCLELMLRRVSQHGPLCHLMVASHNEESVLQATKRMWELGIPLDGPVCFGQLLGMCDHVSLALGQAGYLVYKSIPYGCLEEVIPYLIRRAQENRSVLQGARREQALLSQELWRRLLGRKA; this is encoded by the exons ATGCTCTGGACACGTCTGCCGCTCTCCTGTCACTCCAGACCCTCTACAGCTGACTGGCAGCCCCTGCGTTTTGATGGTGGGGCCTTCCATCTCAAGAAAACAGCGGAGCTGGCGCGGGCTTTGCTGGTGCTTCGCCTGTGCGCCTGGCCCCCGTTGGTTACACATGGACTCGCG TTTCAGGCCTGGTCTCAGCGACTCCTGGGCTCCCGTCTCTCGGGCGCACTTCTCCGGGCATCCATCTATGGGCAGTTTGTGGCCGGGGAGACAGCAGAGGAGGTGAGGGGCTGTGTCCAGCAGCTGCAGGCGCTAggactcctgcctctgctggcagTACCCACGGAGGAAGAACCGGACTCCACTGCCAAGACCAG TGAGGCCTGGTATGAGGGGAACCTCAGCACCATGCTGCGCTGTGTGGACTTGTCACGAGCTCTCGTGGACACCTCTGGCCCAGCCAGAAATAGCCTCATGCAGCTGAAGGTGACAGCGCTAACCAGCCCTCGGCTTTGT AAGGAGCTATCGACTTGGATCCAAAAGTCAACAGGCTCCTCGGAGCTGAGCCCTGAGAGACTGGCAGAAGCTATGGACTCAGGCAAG AACTTGCAGGTCTCCTACCTCAACGCCGAACAGAATCAGCACCTGCAGGCCTCTCTCAATCGCTTACATCAAGTGGCCCAG TATGCCCGGGCCCAGCACGTGAGGCTCCTGGTGGACGCGGAGTACACTTTCATCAACCCCGCCCTCTCCCTGCTCGTGGCTGCCCTGGCCTTGCGCTGGAACAGACCAGAGGAAGGCGGGCCCTGGGTGTGGAACACTTACCAGGCCTATCTGAAG GAAACTCACGAACGGCTGGAGCGGGATGCTGATGCTGCACACAAGGCTGGCCTGGCGTTTGGGGTGAAGTTGGTACGAGGTGCCTATCTGGACAAGGAGAGAGCCATGACTCAACTCCAGGGGAAGGAAGATTGCACTCAGCCTGACTATGAGGCCACTAGTCGAAG TTACAGTCGCTGTCTGGAGCTGATGCTGCGCCGCGTGTCCCAGCATGGTCCCCTGTGCCACCTTATGGTGGCTTCTCACAATGAAGAATCCGTTCTCCAAGCAACTAAGCG tatgtgggagctgggcattCCTCTGGATGGGCCGGTCTGTTTTGGACAACTTCTGGGCATGTGTGACCACGTCTCCCTGGCACTAG GACAGGCTGGATATTTGGTGTATAAGTCTATCCCCTATGGCTGCCTGGAGGAGGTGATCCCCTACCTGATCCGGAGAGCCCAGGAAAACCGGAGTGTGCTGCAGGGTGCCCGCCGGGAACAAGCACTGCTCAGCCAAGAACTGTGGCGGAGGCTGCTGGGAAGGAAGGCCTGA